One window from the genome of Cryptosporangium phraense encodes:
- a CDS encoding TetR/AcrR family transcriptional regulator yields the protein MNSERTKTRRGLVEQEIYVQATKLFAERGFAGTNFQDIADAVGLTRPALYHYVSSKDELLAKLVAEITQDAANDIAAEAARADVDAAQKLRSIVAGTARRQGEHADRFRLLVRSEADLPEEIAAAHEAGRRAVLKSIAGVIEEGVGDGTFRTVDPRVAALGVLGMVNWVAWWYRPGGRDDLGAVCDELAEMAVAGLRGRDGSAAPRSAADALAVVREDLNRLERLL from the coding sequence ATGAACAGCGAGCGGACGAAGACTCGTCGGGGCCTGGTCGAGCAGGAGATCTACGTCCAGGCAACCAAGCTGTTCGCCGAACGCGGCTTCGCCGGGACGAACTTCCAGGACATCGCCGACGCCGTCGGCCTCACCCGGCCGGCGCTGTACCACTACGTGAGCAGCAAGGACGAGCTGCTGGCCAAGCTGGTCGCCGAGATCACCCAGGACGCGGCGAACGACATCGCCGCCGAGGCCGCGCGGGCGGACGTGGACGCGGCCCAGAAGCTGCGCTCGATCGTCGCCGGCACGGCCCGGCGCCAGGGCGAGCACGCCGACCGGTTCCGGCTGCTGGTGCGGTCTGAGGCCGACCTGCCGGAGGAGATCGCGGCCGCGCACGAGGCCGGTCGGCGCGCGGTGCTCAAGTCGATCGCGGGCGTGATCGAGGAGGGGGTCGGGGACGGCACGTTCCGGACCGTCGATCCGCGCGTGGCGGCGCTCGGCGTGCTGGGGATGGTGAACTGGGTGGCGTGGTGGTACCGGCCCGGCGGCCGGGACGACCTGGGTGCGGTCTGCGACGAGCTGGCCGAGATGGCGGTGGCCGGCCTGCGCGGCCGGGACGGTTCGGCGGCGCCCCGGTCGGCCGCCGACGCACTCGCCGTCGTGCGCGAGGACCTGAACCGGCTCGAACGCCTTCTGTGA
- a CDS encoding maleate cis-trans isomerase, with protein MKHVRVGLVVPSSNVTVETEMPALLRRHPDASFSFHASRMRMAKVSPEGLAAMNAQRERCVLELGDAAPDVLLYACLVALMAAGPGEHQRVEAKVAEQLAAGGAETKVRSSAGALTEGLRALKAQRIALVTPYLRPLAEKVVHYLEAEGFAVADWRALEVEDNAEVGRIPGDRVMAAARSLDLTGVDALVISACVQMPSLELVEQAEQEFGLPVLSAATAGAYSILRANDLPVAIPHAGSLLTA; from the coding sequence ATGAAGCACGTACGCGTAGGGCTCGTCGTCCCCAGCTCGAACGTCACCGTCGAGACCGAGATGCCGGCGCTCCTGCGTCGCCACCCCGACGCGTCGTTCTCGTTCCACGCCAGCCGGATGCGGATGGCCAAGGTCTCGCCCGAGGGCCTCGCCGCGATGAACGCGCAGCGTGAGCGCTGTGTCCTCGAGCTCGGCGACGCCGCCCCCGACGTGCTCCTCTACGCCTGCCTGGTCGCGCTGATGGCGGCCGGCCCGGGCGAACACCAGCGCGTCGAGGCCAAAGTCGCCGAGCAGCTGGCCGCGGGCGGCGCCGAAACGAAGGTGCGATCCAGCGCCGGTGCCCTCACCGAGGGCCTCCGGGCCCTGAAGGCCCAACGGATCGCGCTCGTCACCCCGTACCTGCGCCCCCTCGCCGAGAAGGTCGTCCACTACCTCGAGGCCGAGGGGTTCGCGGTCGCCGACTGGCGCGCGCTCGAGGTCGAGGACAACGCCGAGGTCGGCCGCATCCCCGGCGACCGGGTGATGGCCGCGGCGCGGTCACTGGACCTCACCGGCGTCGACGCGCTGGTGATCTCCGCGTGCGTCCAGATGCCGTCCCTGGAGCTCGTCGAGCAGGCCGAGCAGGAGTTCGGCCTGCCGGTCCTGTCGGCCGCGACGGCCGGCGCCTACAGCATCCTGCGCGCCAACGACCTGCCGGTCGCGATCCCGCACGCGGGCTCGCTGCTGACCGCCTGA
- a CDS encoding hydantoinase B/oxoprolinase family protein, translating into MTMPIPGSEHFASRPADPAELAAQLPGTLEIHQVAQDRIDELDPLTYEVIRHRLWSVTEEMGEALKRMSGSPIVTDANDFDFAICDELGQEVQVGLYNTMLVGAVDLAIYWTLRHRATNPGIREGDMFLCNDPWVGGGLHQNDVIVYQPVFHDGKLFAWTSAICHEPDLGGVGLGSFSPAAQDVFSEALPTPPVKVVRDFQLQDDVADLWVRRSRVPMLVSLDLRAKVGANTVGRKRLHEVIDQYGADTVKAVMKRMMSDAEGRLREKLRALPDGTWKATGYQDQSHEGDRGVHKIELAMSKRDDRLTFDFTGTDPQAGVINCTYAGMRGGVMLALLPMLAQDIPWSAGGLMRCFDLVSEEGTINNATFPAAVGRGPIGPAWLTGTLVAECLSQLLDCSPDLGRSVQAACCGTWDTAVVAGLDQRGDAPVPFLNIMMEPMAGGYGARPTVDGMDTGGLFCIPMGRVPDVEMTEFLYPLLTLWRREEPDSGGPGRQRGGVSASLAVALYGSEVPAGLVFASAGKAVSQNGGLAGGYPGNTGLEVLVRGADVHGALASGRIPQSVEDFGGEAEIAPCYAQSYLAPGEVLYMNWQGGGGYGDPLRRDPEAVAHDVRELKVTASAAADVYGVVLSDSQVDVSATAARRAELASRRRDRSQPDPVSEGRVDLAEARRIDDNLVVAGSVVGCAHCGQQLADTTVDATLALLRYDGPVAEAGPQIVSNPADYVDDEVVFRQLSCPGCQAAIYSGVVPKAHVDHVADVSRFVTR; encoded by the coding sequence ATGACCATGCCCATCCCCGGCTCCGAGCACTTCGCCAGCCGCCCCGCCGACCCGGCCGAGCTCGCGGCCCAGCTCCCCGGGACCCTGGAGATCCACCAGGTCGCCCAGGACCGGATCGACGAGCTCGACCCGCTCACCTACGAGGTCATCCGGCACCGGCTCTGGTCGGTCACCGAGGAGATGGGCGAGGCGCTCAAGCGCATGTCCGGCTCCCCGATCGTCACCGACGCCAACGACTTCGACTTCGCGATCTGCGACGAGCTCGGCCAGGAGGTGCAGGTCGGCCTCTACAACACGATGCTGGTCGGCGCCGTCGACCTGGCCATCTACTGGACCCTCCGGCACCGGGCCACCAACCCGGGCATCCGCGAGGGCGACATGTTCCTCTGCAACGACCCCTGGGTCGGCGGCGGCCTGCACCAGAACGACGTCATCGTCTACCAGCCGGTCTTCCACGACGGAAAGCTGTTCGCCTGGACCAGCGCGATCTGCCACGAGCCCGACCTGGGCGGCGTCGGCCTCGGCTCGTTCAGCCCGGCCGCCCAGGACGTGTTCTCCGAGGCCCTCCCGACGCCCCCGGTGAAGGTCGTCCGCGACTTCCAGCTCCAGGACGACGTGGCCGACCTGTGGGTCCGCCGCTCGCGCGTGCCGATGCTGGTCAGCCTCGATCTCCGGGCCAAGGTCGGCGCGAACACGGTCGGCCGCAAGCGTCTGCACGAGGTCATCGACCAGTACGGCGCCGACACGGTCAAGGCCGTGATGAAGCGGATGATGTCCGACGCCGAGGGCCGGCTGCGCGAGAAGCTGCGCGCGCTGCCCGACGGCACCTGGAAGGCCACCGGCTACCAGGACCAGTCCCACGAGGGCGACCGGGGCGTCCACAAGATCGAGCTCGCGATGTCCAAGCGGGACGACCGGCTGACGTTCGACTTCACCGGCACCGACCCGCAGGCCGGCGTCATCAACTGCACGTACGCCGGGATGCGCGGCGGCGTGATGCTGGCGCTGCTGCCGATGCTGGCCCAGGACATCCCCTGGTCGGCCGGCGGGCTGATGCGCTGCTTCGACCTGGTCTCCGAGGAAGGCACGATCAACAACGCGACGTTCCCGGCCGCGGTCGGGCGCGGCCCGATCGGTCCGGCCTGGCTCACCGGGACGCTGGTCGCCGAGTGCCTGTCGCAGCTGCTCGACTGCTCCCCCGACCTGGGCCGGAGCGTCCAGGCGGCCTGCTGCGGCACCTGGGACACCGCGGTCGTCGCCGGGCTAGACCAGCGCGGCGATGCGCCGGTGCCGTTCCTCAACATCATGATGGAGCCGATGGCCGGCGGGTACGGAGCCCGCCCCACGGTCGACGGCATGGACACCGGCGGGCTGTTCTGCATCCCGATGGGCCGCGTCCCCGACGTCGAGATGACCGAATTTCTCTACCCGCTGCTGACGCTGTGGCGGCGGGAGGAACCGGACTCCGGCGGTCCGGGCCGCCAGCGAGGCGGGGTCAGCGCGTCGCTCGCCGTCGCTCTGTACGGCTCGGAGGTGCCGGCCGGCCTGGTCTTCGCGTCGGCCGGGAAGGCCGTGTCGCAGAACGGCGGGCTGGCCGGGGGCTACCCCGGCAACACCGGGCTGGAGGTCCTCGTCCGCGGAGCGGACGTCCACGGTGCACTCGCGAGCGGACGGATCCCGCAGTCGGTCGAGGACTTCGGCGGCGAGGCGGAGATCGCGCCCTGCTACGCGCAGTCCTACCTGGCGCCCGGCGAGGTGCTGTACATGAACTGGCAGGGCGGCGGAGGCTACGGCGACCCGCTGCGGCGGGATCCGGAGGCGGTCGCGCACGACGTGCGCGAGCTGAAGGTCACCGCGTCCGCCGCGGCGGACGTGTACGGCGTCGTGCTGTCCGACTCCCAGGTCGACGTTTCGGCGACGGCCGCCCGGCGCGCCGAGCTGGCCTCCCGGCGGAGGGACCGCTCGCAGCCGGACCCGGTCTCCGAGGGTCGGGTCGACCTGGCCGAAGCCCGGCGGATCGACGACAACCTGGTCGTGGCCGGTTCGGTCGTGGGTTGTGCGCACTGCGGTCAGCAGTTGGCCGACACCACGGTGGACGCGACGCTCGCGCTGCTGCGCTACGACGGCCCGGTCGCCGAGGCGGGCCCGCAGATCGTGTCGAACCCGGCCGACTACGTCGACGACGAGGTCGTGTTCCGGCAGCTCTCCTGCCCGGGTTGCCAGGCCGCGATCTACTCCGGTGTCGTCCCGAAGGCGCACGTCGATCACGTGGCCGACGTCTCCCGGTTCGTCACTCGGTGA
- a CDS encoding hydantoinase/oxoprolinase family protein: protein MAYVIGVDVGGTFTDAVLDDDSGNLVAAKAPSTPPDYSQGVMDVLAVLAETVGEPLEQMLANTHHIAHGTTSSLNALVTGNVPPVGFLTTQGHRDSIFIMNVEGRYLGSSPDQLQNVLGQTKSHALIPKRHALEVVERLDRDGRTVVPLDERTVRAATKSLLGHGIRSIAVSLLWSFKNPAHEQRVRELIHELDPDVFVALSSEVSPRIREFSRNATTIMSAQIGPGLRSYLGTLEGRLKTSGLTGPLLVMQSNGGAIAAAEAPRTAISTVGSVLTGGVVGAVSLGRQLGHRNIISTDVGGTTFLVGLVVDGEPVRTSTTVINHHPINVPTLEVHAIGAGGGAIAWLDAGGNLRVGPHSAQSVPGPACYGTGGTEPTNTDANLVLGILPESGLLGGRKALDKRAAEEAIRTRIAEPLGLTTEDAAAAIYAIQNAQTGDLLRKTVVEAGHDPREFVLYAFGGAGPAYCASYAAEVGVREVVVPLGPVASAFSAYGLASSDIVLARELSDPGLMPLPDATVQAHFDELQAALATELDRQGLTYDRVEYVRSIDLRYTSQLAEVSVEVADGDDLTTVAENFERRYAELFGEGTGFSAAGIQAITFRVRATGTLPFDPQLPKLADAASPDPAEALHTTRKVCLDARHGYVDTPVYDYRKLRHGHVLTGPAVIEVPTTTVVVPPGTTGTVDHLGNLTITREPRS from the coding sequence ATGGCTTACGTCATCGGTGTGGATGTCGGCGGAACCTTCACGGACGCCGTGCTCGACGACGACTCCGGGAACCTGGTCGCAGCCAAGGCCCCGTCGACCCCGCCCGACTACTCCCAGGGCGTCATGGACGTCCTCGCAGTCCTGGCCGAGACCGTCGGCGAACCGCTCGAGCAGATGCTCGCGAACACCCACCACATCGCCCACGGCACCACGTCGTCACTGAACGCGCTGGTCACCGGCAACGTGCCCCCGGTCGGGTTCCTCACCACCCAGGGCCACCGCGACTCGATCTTCATCATGAACGTCGAAGGCCGGTACCTGGGCTCCTCCCCCGACCAGCTGCAGAACGTCCTCGGGCAGACGAAGAGCCACGCGCTGATCCCCAAGCGGCACGCGCTCGAAGTCGTCGAACGCCTCGACCGCGACGGCCGCACGGTCGTCCCGCTCGACGAACGCACGGTCCGGGCCGCCACGAAAAGCCTGCTCGGCCACGGCATCCGCTCGATCGCCGTCTCGTTGCTGTGGTCGTTCAAGAACCCCGCGCACGAGCAGCGCGTCCGCGAGCTGATCCACGAACTCGACCCCGACGTCTTCGTCGCGCTCTCCAGCGAGGTCAGCCCCCGCATCCGGGAGTTCTCCCGGAACGCGACGACGATCATGAGCGCCCAGATCGGCCCCGGCCTGCGCAGCTACCTGGGCACGCTCGAAGGCCGCCTGAAGACGAGCGGCCTCACCGGCCCGCTGCTGGTCATGCAGAGCAACGGCGGGGCGATCGCCGCCGCCGAAGCGCCCCGCACCGCGATCAGCACGGTAGGCTCGGTGCTCACCGGCGGGGTCGTCGGCGCGGTCTCCCTCGGCCGGCAGCTCGGCCACCGCAACATCATCTCGACCGACGTCGGCGGCACGACGTTCCTCGTCGGCCTCGTCGTCGACGGCGAGCCGGTCCGCACCAGCACGACGGTCATCAACCACCACCCGATCAACGTCCCGACGCTCGAGGTGCACGCGATCGGCGCGGGTGGCGGGGCGATCGCCTGGCTCGACGCCGGCGGCAACCTGCGGGTCGGCCCGCACAGCGCCCAGTCGGTGCCCGGCCCGGCCTGCTACGGCACCGGTGGCACCGAGCCGACGAACACCGACGCGAACCTGGTGCTCGGCATCCTGCCCGAGTCCGGGCTGCTCGGCGGCCGGAAGGCGCTGGACAAGCGGGCCGCCGAGGAGGCGATCCGCACCAGGATCGCCGAGCCCCTCGGTCTGACCACAGAGGACGCCGCCGCCGCGATCTACGCGATCCAGAACGCCCAGACCGGCGACCTGCTCCGCAAGACCGTCGTCGAGGCCGGCCACGACCCGCGCGAGTTCGTGCTCTACGCGTTCGGCGGGGCCGGCCCGGCCTACTGCGCCTCCTACGCGGCCGAGGTCGGCGTCCGCGAGGTGGTGGTGCCGCTCGGGCCGGTCGCCTCGGCGTTCTCGGCCTACGGCCTCGCCTCCTCGGACATCGTGCTGGCCCGCGAGCTCTCCGACCCGGGCCTGATGCCCCTGCCCGACGCGACCGTCCAAGCCCATTTCGACGAGTTGCAAGCCGCGCTCGCAACCGAGCTGGACCGGCAGGGCCTGACCTACGACCGGGTCGAGTACGTCCGCTCGATCGATCTGCGCTATACGTCCCAGCTGGCCGAGGTGTCGGTCGAAGTGGCCGACGGCGACGACCTGACCACGGTCGCCGAGAACTTCGAACGTCGCTACGCCGAGCTGTTCGGCGAGGGCACCGGCTTCAGCGCGGCCGGCATCCAGGCGATCACGTTCCGGGTCCGGGCGACCGGCACGCTGCCGTTCGACCCGCAGCTCCCCAAGCTCGCCGACGCCGCGAGCCCCGACCCGGCCGAGGCCCTGCACACGACCCGGAAGGTCTGCCTCGACGCCCGCCACGGCTACGTCGACACCCCGGTCTACGACTACCGCAAGCTCCGCCACGGGCACGTCCTCACCGGCCCGGCCGTCATCGAAGTCCCCACGACGACCGTCGTCGTCCCGCCGGGCACCACCGGCACCGTCGACCACCTCGGCAACCTGACGATCACCCGGGAGCCCCGCTCATGA
- a CDS encoding DUF2071 domain-containing protein: MTPLRRVDCRIEQRVLVNVRVDPDVAARLVPAPFRPRLVDGAAVAGICLLWLDAIRPAGFPARTGLRSANAAHRIAVEWSDGPGPGHGVFILRHRHTDSTPTALAGGRLFPGVHERAHLSRTTGPDRLEVHLTDAADEVALAGPIVDRMPPGSVFPDVEAATAFFARDSLGWSAGYRAGTLEGVELVAERFELVPLGVEAMRSTFFSERFPPGSTRFDSALLMRPTPAHWHAHPPWRLPAPIPA, from the coding sequence ATGACACCTCTGCGTCGCGTCGACTGCCGGATCGAGCAGCGGGTGCTCGTGAACGTGCGGGTCGACCCGGACGTCGCGGCCCGCCTGGTGCCCGCGCCGTTCCGCCCGCGGCTGGTCGACGGAGCAGCCGTCGCCGGCATCTGCCTGCTCTGGCTCGACGCGATCCGTCCGGCCGGTTTCCCGGCCCGGACCGGGCTGCGCAGCGCGAACGCCGCGCACCGGATCGCGGTCGAGTGGTCCGACGGCCCAGGACCCGGCCACGGTGTCTTCATCCTGCGCCACCGGCACACCGACTCCACCCCGACCGCGCTGGCCGGCGGCCGCCTGTTCCCGGGCGTCCACGAGCGCGCGCACCTATCCCGCACGACCGGCCCCGACCGCCTGGAAGTCCACCTCACCGACGCGGCGGACGAGGTCGCGCTGGCGGGTCCGATCGTCGACCGGATGCCGCCGGGCTCCGTGTTCCCCGACGTCGAGGCCGCGACCGCGTTCTTCGCCCGGGACTCGCTCGGATGGTCGGCCGGCTACCGCGCCGGCACGCTGGAGGGCGTCGAACTGGTCGCCGAGCGGTTCGAACTCGTCCCGCTCGGCGTCGAGGCGATGCGGTCGACGTTCTTCAGCGAGCGTTTCCCACCGGGCTCGACCCGCTTCGACAGCGCCCTCCTGATGCGCCCCACCCCCGCCCACTGGCACGCCCACCCACCCTGGCGCCTCCCGGCCCCGATCCCAGCCTGA
- a CDS encoding phage tail protein has product MSYAVDFAAVSTVGLESSPVAATLAGLRANEARYFKNKYDHVFTVEPAADAEETIAWVSRILADERGIVIASPPLEATTFQVEDTKWAYVFYESGLSINVLYALEDGGKRAVGFKLSDGMEVPDELSSFKFARQKSKLAGTIRGSYFVIKGEY; this is encoded by the coding sequence ATGTCCTACGCCGTGGATTTCGCCGCTGTCTCGACCGTCGGGCTGGAGTCGTCGCCGGTGGCCGCGACCCTGGCCGGCCTCCGCGCCAACGAGGCCCGGTACTTCAAGAACAAGTACGACCACGTCTTCACGGTCGAGCCGGCCGCCGACGCCGAGGAGACGATCGCCTGGGTGAGCCGGATCCTCGCGGACGAGCGCGGCATCGTCATCGCGTCGCCCCCGCTGGAGGCGACGACGTTCCAGGTCGAGGACACGAAGTGGGCGTACGTCTTCTACGAGAGCGGCCTGTCGATCAACGTGTTGTACGCGCTCGAGGACGGCGGAAAGCGCGCGGTCGGGTTCAAGCTCTCCGACGGGATGGAGGTGCCGGACGAGCTCTCCTCGTTCAAGTTCGCCCGGCAGAAGTCGAAGCTGGCGGGCACGATCCGCGGCTCGTACTTCGTCATCAAGGGCGAGTACTGA
- a CDS encoding VOC family protein: MDHLVRGVDHAAFPTFDPAATVAFYRDTLGFPVVHSICAAGWGPEAHPDFIHFFFDIGGGDRLAFFYYFGLPTPDVTKGDVYARFDDETPDWFVRSRHLALHVDSEENLLEYRRRLDASAWPVEMQIQHETIESIYTHDPNGYMVEITRAMRPVTPQEDLDANLTIDALVDVVSRPGATLDDLLVRKAELIVERAGHWQDAR, encoded by the coding sequence ATGGACCACCTCGTCCGCGGCGTCGACCACGCCGCGTTCCCGACGTTCGACCCGGCCGCGACCGTCGCGTTCTACCGCGACACGCTCGGCTTCCCGGTCGTGCACTCGATCTGCGCCGCGGGCTGGGGCCCGGAGGCCCACCCGGACTTCATCCACTTCTTCTTCGACATCGGCGGTGGTGACCGCCTCGCGTTCTTCTACTATTTCGGCCTGCCGACTCCCGACGTGACCAAAGGCGACGTCTACGCCCGGTTCGACGACGAGACGCCCGACTGGTTCGTCCGCTCGCGGCACCTGGCCCTGCACGTCGACTCGGAGGAGAACCTGCTCGAGTACCGGCGCCGCCTGGACGCCAGCGCCTGGCCGGTCGAGATGCAGATCCAGCACGAGACGATCGAGTCGATCTACACCCACGACCCGAACGGGTACATGGTCGAGATCACCCGGGCGATGCGCCCGGTGACGCCCCAGGAGGATCTCGACGCGAACCTGACCATCGACGCGCTCGTCGACGTCGTCTCGCGCCCGGGCGCGACCCTCGACGACCTGCTCGTCCGGAAGGCCGAGCTGATCGTCGAGCGGGCCGGGCACTGGCAGGACGCCCGATGA
- a CDS encoding alpha/beta hydrolase — MTRLGAGRYADAGPAVSDDVATSVHELSTVDGAAVTGVLRVPGRARSVVTLMHPRQDVTHHTLVPYLLAAGYAVWTQGSRSLNNDLNLLHEQAILDFAAGQVFLHESGFDHVVTLGHSGGGTLAAFYVEQAARTDRLGTAPSGRPVALPDATMPLPDGAIFLAPHPGQGALLQRVIDPSVTDEADPLSVDPALDPFAAANGFRDAPAPAEYGADFVARYRAAQADRVRRLDATAAAMVAEARSANRSYKAHADASQRRRALVPRLLTVHRTDADLRNVDLSIDPNARPYGSLFGRRPDLTNYGLVGFGRLSTAEAWMSTWSANTTNADFLRCAPGVTVPTLLLEFTGDQASFPSDIAAFSQALGADDLTVDAVAGTHFGRPLTPDGPSGNELASAVIEKWLGARFPA, encoded by the coding sequence ATGACGCGGCTCGGCGCCGGGCGCTACGCGGACGCCGGCCCGGCCGTCTCCGACGACGTCGCGACCTCGGTGCACGAGCTGTCCACGGTCGACGGTGCGGCCGTTACCGGCGTCCTGCGCGTCCCCGGCCGGGCGCGCAGCGTCGTCACGCTCATGCACCCCCGCCAGGACGTCACGCATCACACGCTGGTGCCGTACCTGCTGGCCGCCGGGTACGCGGTCTGGACCCAGGGCTCGCGCTCGCTCAACAACGACCTGAACCTCCTCCACGAGCAGGCGATCCTCGACTTCGCCGCCGGCCAAGTCTTTCTCCACGAGTCCGGTTTCGACCACGTCGTTACGCTCGGCCACTCCGGCGGCGGCACGCTGGCCGCGTTCTACGTCGAGCAGGCCGCGCGGACCGATCGTCTCGGCACCGCGCCCTCCGGCCGCCCGGTCGCGCTCCCCGACGCGACGATGCCGCTTCCCGACGGCGCGATCTTCCTCGCCCCGCACCCGGGCCAGGGTGCGCTGCTGCAGCGCGTCATCGACCCGTCGGTCACCGACGAGGCCGACCCGCTCTCGGTCGACCCGGCCCTCGACCCGTTCGCCGCCGCGAACGGCTTCCGCGACGCGCCCGCCCCGGCCGAGTACGGCGCCGACTTCGTCGCCCGCTACCGCGCCGCCCAAGCCGACCGCGTCCGCCGGCTCGACGCCACCGCCGCCGCGATGGTGGCCGAGGCCCGGTCGGCCAACCGCTCCTACAAAGCCCACGCGGACGCTTCGCAGCGGCGCCGTGCGCTGGTCCCACGTCTGCTCACGGTCCATCGCACCGACGCCGACCTGCGCAACGTCGACCTCTCGATCGACCCGAACGCCCGGCCGTACGGGTCGCTGTTCGGCCGTCGCCCGGACCTCACGAACTACGGGCTGGTCGGCTTCGGCCGGCTGTCGACCGCCGAGGCCTGGATGTCGACGTGGAGCGCGAACACCACGAACGCCGACTTCCTGCGCTGCGCTCCCGGCGTGACCGTGCCGACGCTGCTGCTGGAGTTCACCGGCGACCAGGCCTCGTTCCCGTCCGACATCGCCGCGTTCTCCCAGGCCCTGGGCGCGGACGACCTGACCGTCGACGCGGTGGCCGGCACCCACTTCGGACGCCCGCTCACGCCGGACGGGCCGTCGGGCAACGAGCTCGCGTCGGCCGTGATCGAGAAGTGGCTCGGAGCCCGGTTCCCGGCCTGA
- a CDS encoding GNAT family N-acetyltransferase, with protein MHVYLETDRLVLRRFTAADADLLIELDSDPPVLRYLSTSPTPPETVRERVLPIILAGYEMWDGKFGVFAAQHKDTGAFLGWFFLRPEDGTTTDEVELGYRLRRDEWGKGYATEGSRALIDRAFTELKVHTVWADTMAVNRPSRNVLEKLGMTLTGTIDTPPDLADVEGAEHGGVRYEISTRP; from the coding sequence ATGCACGTCTACCTCGAGACCGACCGCCTCGTCCTGCGCCGCTTCACCGCCGCCGACGCGGACCTGCTGATCGAGCTCGACAGCGACCCACCCGTCCTGCGCTACCTGTCCACCTCCCCGACCCCACCGGAGACCGTCCGCGAGCGCGTCCTGCCGATCATCCTGGCCGGCTACGAGATGTGGGACGGCAAGTTCGGCGTGTTCGCCGCGCAGCACAAGGACACCGGTGCGTTCCTCGGCTGGTTCTTCCTCCGCCCGGAAGACGGGACGACGACCGACGAAGTAGAACTCGGCTACCGCCTCCGCCGGGACGAATGGGGCAAGGGATATGCCACCGAAGGCTCCCGGGCCCTCATCGACCGCGCCTTCACCGAACTGAAAGTGCACACGGTCTGGGCCGACACGATGGCCGTGAACCGACCCTCCAGGAACGTGCTGGAGAAACTCGGGATGACGCTGACCGGCACCATCGACACCCCGCCCGACCTGGCGGACGTCGAGGGCGCCGAACACGGCGGCGTGCGCTACGAGATCAGTACTCGCCCTTGA
- a CDS encoding dihydrofolate reductase family protein, whose protein sequence is MSDTTCHMSISLDGFVAGPDQSRENPLGKRGLELHGWHIGDPRANKADKVAAEWLMRPRGAYVMGRNMFGPIRGEWDEDWTGWWGAEPPYHAPVFVLTHHAHDPIPLDGGTTFYFVTEGFEAAYSAAREAAGTEGVDIAGGASAVRQALAAGVIDELTLDIAPVLLGAGERIFDGEVGFDFEPVEVLHSPLTTHVRYRRIGS, encoded by the coding sequence ATGTCGGACACCACGTGCCACATGTCGATCTCGCTGGACGGATTCGTCGCCGGACCGGACCAGAGTCGCGAGAACCCGCTGGGGAAGCGGGGCCTGGAGCTGCACGGCTGGCACATCGGCGACCCGCGCGCGAACAAGGCCGACAAGGTCGCGGCCGAGTGGCTCATGCGTCCGCGGGGTGCGTACGTGATGGGGCGGAACATGTTCGGCCCGATCCGGGGCGAGTGGGACGAGGACTGGACGGGTTGGTGGGGCGCGGAGCCGCCGTACCACGCGCCGGTGTTCGTGCTGACCCATCACGCGCACGATCCGATTCCGCTCGACGGCGGGACGACGTTCTACTTCGTCACCGAGGGGTTCGAGGCGGCCTACTCCGCGGCGCGGGAGGCCGCGGGGACGGAGGGGGTCGACATCGCCGGCGGGGCGTCGGCGGTGCGGCAGGCGCTGGCGGCCGGGGTGATCGACGAGTTGACGCTGGACATCGCGCCGGTGTTGTTGGGGGCGGGGGAGCGGATCTTCGACGGGGAGGTGGGGTTCGATTTCGAGCCGGTGGAGGTGCTCCACTCCCCGCTGACGACCCACGTCCGCTACCGCCGGATCGGTTCCTGA